A stretch of the Streptomyces ortus genome encodes the following:
- a CDS encoding M48 family metallopeptidase has product MTALADNRQAETPVDGDSVTVDGISMRVRVSARRKRFALTVEPDATLTLHVPEGRPKTEAEDFARAHREWVVAKLGQRERTRPLNPAKRLTEGEVFRYLGRTYRLAVSDSAPADGRIRLVAGRLVIARRQAEDEAEGRAALVDWYCRAGRAWAVDRVQPWAARMAVGEPELDVRDLGHKWGAYRPGEGMGEPGRMSLGWPLFQLPMHLVDYVIAHELAHVKVSGHGADFWRLVRLALPEYEERRAELDELGRRMWMGEIR; this is encoded by the coding sequence GTGACCGCGCTTGCCGACAACCGCCAGGCCGAGACACCCGTGGACGGTGACTCGGTCACCGTCGACGGCATCTCCATGCGCGTGCGGGTGAGTGCCCGCAGGAAGCGGTTCGCGCTCACCGTGGAGCCGGACGCGACCCTGACCCTGCACGTTCCCGAAGGGCGCCCGAAGACGGAGGCGGAGGACTTCGCACGGGCGCACCGGGAGTGGGTGGTCGCTAAACTCGGCCAGCGCGAGCGGACTCGCCCGCTGAACCCCGCGAAACGGCTGACCGAGGGGGAGGTCTTCCGCTACCTGGGGCGGACGTACCGGTTGGCGGTGTCGGACAGCGCACCCGCAGACGGCAGGATCCGGCTGGTCGCCGGTCGGCTGGTGATCGCCCGCAGACAGGCCGAGGACGAGGCGGAGGGGCGTGCTGCGCTGGTCGACTGGTACTGCCGGGCGGGCCGGGCATGGGCCGTCGACCGGGTCCAGCCGTGGGCCGCTCGCATGGCGGTCGGCGAACCTGAGTTGGATGTACGGGACTTGGGGCACAAGTGGGGCGCGTACCGGCCCGGTGAGGGGATGGGGGAGCCGGGTCGGATGAGTCTGGGGTGGCCGCTCTTCCAACTTCCCATGCATCTGGTCGACTACGTCATCGCGCACGAACTGGCCCACGTGAAAGTCTCCGGGCACGGCGCGGACTTCTGGCGGCTGGTGCGGCTCGCGCTGCCCGAGTACGAGGAGCGCCGGGCGGAACTCGACGAGCTGGGCCGCCGCATGTGGATGGGCGAGATCCGCTGA